The genomic region GAAAAATTCTAGATAGAAAAAGGTTCAAAATCTCAAATGAAAAAGGGTTTGAACAAATTGAATTTTTAGTAGAGGCTAAGAAGAAAGGATACCAAAAGTTTATAGTTTCTGTAAAAAGCCTAGATGGTGAATTCTCTAAAGAGAATAACTCTAAGTCAGTATATATTGAGGTCATAGAAGGAAAAGAAAAAATATTACTAATTGCAAATGCTCCACATCCAGACATTAAAGCTATTAGAGAGGGCGTAGAAAAGAATAAAAACTATGAGCTTCATGTTTATATTCCAGGGCTAAAACTTAACAACGGTTTGGGGTATGATAAGAAAGCAAAATATGACTTAGTTATCCTGCATGAGTTTCCAAATATTAAAAATAAAGCAGGGTTGCTCATAAAGAAATTTGTCAATGAACAAGTCCCCTTTTGGTATATCATAGGAGATGTTACCGATATCAATGCCTTTAACAAAATGAATAACCTATTGACAATTGAAGGGTATAGAGGGCAAAAAGATAAGGTGACAGTGGCGTTTAATGATACTTTCAAAGCATTTACTTTCCCAAAGGAGAAGAAGGACTTGATAACGAAAATGGCTCCTGTTGAAGTGCCTTTTGGTGAGTACAAACTAAAATCTGGTAATATTTTAATGTATCATCAAATTGGTAGTGTAAAAACGTCTAAACCTTTATTAGTTTTAGGAGAGACTGGGGATGTGAAATCTGCAGTATTAACGGGTACCGGTTTATGGAAATGGCGACTTCAAGAAGGTTTGTTGGATTCTGATGAAGGGGCAATTGATGAATTGATCAGTAAAGTGATCCAATATTTATCAACAAAAACAGATAAGAGAAGATTTAGAGTAAATACTACGCAGCCAGAATATTCTGATATAGAAGATATTGTGATTGAAACGGAAGTGTATAATGATATTTATGAGTCGATTTATGGTCAAACCATCGACCTAGTGATACAGAATGATAAAGGAGAGAAAATGTCATATACTTATTTAAACTCTGCTCCCTATTTCAAGTATCATTTATCTGATTTGACAGAAGGCGTGTATAAGTATACAGCATCGACAAATATAAATGGTAAAAAAGAATATTCAACAGGTAATTTCACGGTGAAAACTATGGAATTAGAAGCTTTAAATCCTACGGCAAACTTTGAGTTATTAAGAAGCATTGCAGATAAAACAGGAGGAGCTTTCTATGAATCGAATACCATTAATGAGATCTCTGATTTGGTATTATCTAATAAGTCAGCTCAAAGAATTCATGCTGAGGAAATGTATAAAGAAGTGGGCTCTTCTTATTGGATTCTTACACTATTATGCCTGTTATTGTTCTCAGAATGGGTGATTCGTAAGGTATTTGGAGGGTTTTAGGCTCATTGAAATATTAAATTTATAAAGGATAATATTCTTTATTAAAAAATAGGTGTTGATCATGATGAAAATTTGTGAATTCAGCACCTATTTTTTGCATTTATAATCATTAGTGTAAAAATTACATTATTTTCATAATCAATGCGAAAAAACATTTTATTAGAATAAATATCTTATACTTTTGTACAAAGAGCAAAGCGGTATTGATTTTGTTCATTGACCAAGTAACATACTAGAAAAGACCAAACTTAAACATTTGATTACTTATTTGATTTATAATGTAGTATAGTATTGGTTGGCTCTATTATATATTCACATACGCAAAACATAGAAGTACCTTAATTTATTATGGGATTCAACAAATTGACCACAAAGGAGAAAGCTTTAAAAATTAACCTTGATCCAACAATTTATGGTTCAATTGCAGAAATCGGAGCAGGTCAGGAAGTGGCTGCCAATTTCTTTAAAGCCGGAGCAGCTTCCGGAACAATTGCCAAAACGATGTCTGCCTACGATATGGCTTTTTCAGATGCTATTTATGGTCCAGAACCGGGCGGTAGGTACGTATGTCAAAGTAGAGTGGAAAGAATGCTTGCAAAGGAGTTTAGTCTTTTGGGTGAGCGTCTACCACAAAGAGCTGATAAAACTTGCTTCTTTGCCTTTGCGGATACAATTGAACAGCTAAACTTTAATCGAACAAACCAGGGTCATGGATGGCTTGGTGTTCGTTTTCAGACAAAACCTAACGGAGGTGCAAATGAAGTTGTTTTACATGTTGAGTTAAAAGACAACGACCCTCTACTACAACAAGAAACTATTGGTATTCTAGGAGTTAACTTAATCTATGCATGTTTTTACATGACAGATAATGTAGATGACTTCTTAAGTTCATTAATGGATGAACTTAGTATCCATAAAATTATCGTCAACTTTATCCGAGTGACTGGTCCTGATTTCTTGGATGTTGATAACCGATTATTAAGTTTATTATTAGTTAAAAATGGTCTTGCAAAGACAACTATGTTCGGACCTGATGGTCAAGTTGCTTTACCACAAGACTTCCTATATAAGAAAAACATCTTAGTACTTAGAGGTCGATTTAGACCTATTACTAAGGTGAACATTGATATGATGGAACGTTCTTATGAACATTTTAAGAATGATCCTGAAGTCGATGAAAATAACATCGTAACTGTAGCCGAGTTAACATTAGAAAACTTAAGAATATCCGAAGATCGTAAGAAAGATGAAAATGATTTCTTGGATAGAGTAGATATGTTATGTTCGTTAGGATATACAGTAATGATCTCGAAGTACCAAGAGTACTATCGTTTAACTAACTACTTATCTCGCTTTACAAGAGGTAGAAAAATTGGTGTAGCAGTTGGACTTTATAACTTAGAATACATCTTTACACCAAAATATTATGATCATCTTAAAGGTGGAATTTTAGAAGCATTTGGTTTCTTATTCGGTAGAAATATTAAGCTTTATGTTTATCCATCATTAGCAAGAGAAAGTGCTAACGGAGCAGATGTATTAAGAAGTAAAGACATTAAATTGGAAGATGGAATACACTCATTATTCCAAGCGATGGTCGATAACAATAAGATTGAAGACTTAAGCGATTGTAACATCAAAAACCTTCAAATTATTTCGGACAGAGTTCTTGAGTTGATCAAAGAAGGAAGTACCGAATGGGAGGCGATGGTTCCTCAGATTGTGGTAGAACAAGTAAAACAGTTCTGTTTATTCAATTATCCTTGCTCAGTAGAAAGGAAAAAGGAAATTGAACAATCTCGAAAAGAGTCTACAAGGAAAAGGCAATTAGAGATTATGAATAAAGGTGCAAGTGTAAAAATCTAAGCATCAGAGAAATATATTTCAAAAAAATGTCACCTTTTAAAATTTTAGAAGGTGACATTTTTTATTTAACGATATAATGAGATAAGGTCTTTTTATATCGTGGATTTTAAGTAATTTTATTAATATTGGATAGATTAAAAGTAACCTAAATCCTAGAATGTTGGAGCAAGAATATACCACGTCATTAAAATCACTATTAGAAGATCTAAAAGAGCACAGAGAATCTGCTTGGAAATATTTATATGTGAATTATCAAGCAATGATTGTAAACCTTGTCAAGAAAAACGGAGGAGACGAGGAAGCAGGAAAAGAAGTTTTCCAAAGTGTGATTATAGATCTGCATAATAACCTTGAAAAAGGTAGAGTGAGGGATGATTCCAATCTAAAAAATTACTTATATACCCTAGCATACAATCAATGGAGAGTTTTCCTTAGAAACAATAAAGGAAAAAATGACGAGCTGGAACATGATAATACACTCTTAGATGATAGTGTGAGCTTTGATGAAGAACAATACGAGTTATTCGATGAAATGTCTTCAATTATTAATCACCTTGGAACTAAATGCCAAGAACTAATACACTCAAAATATTCTAAGATAAAGTTATCGATGTCGGAAATAGCAGAACAACTTGGTTTTGCTAATGCAAGGTCAGCAACCTCCCAATTGAATAAATGTATGGAAAAGGCCAGAAAAGAAGCAGTAACGGTTCTGAAGTCAAAAGGGATGTAACATGGAAGAAAACAGAGATTATACAGCGTATATTGATGCTTATCTGGAAGGTAAATTATCAGGTGATGAATTGAAAGAGTTTGAAAATCAACTCAAAGAAAATGTTGATTTCGCTTTGGAAGTTAAGGCTCATCAAATTCTTATCAATACAGTTCAACAGAGATCTATTGAGGAAAAACTAAAAGCTTTTGAAGCGTCATTTATTCCTGATAAAACATCTTTAATAGATGCTTATTTAGGAAAAGAGCTAACAGAGGAATTACTTGAACTCGTCGAAAATAAGATAAGAGATGATGAGCAATTTAAAGATGAAATTGAAGCTCAGAAATTACTCATCGAACAAGTAAAAAGAGATTTCTTAAAAGGTAAACTAAAGACATTCGAGGACTCTTTGTCTGAAGAAAAAGAAGAGAAAACATCTCCTGTCTTTAAAGTAGAAAGACCACAGGAAGAAAAAAGCAAAGAAGTGAAGTTCTATACATCTAGGACTTTTGCTGCAGCAGCTTCCATCTGTGTTATCTTGTTAGCAGCGATTTTTATGCTAAAAGATTACGGAGACAAACCCACAAATACCATTGTTTCTACATATACTATAAAGGTCGAGAATATTAATGAAGGCCTTGGTTTTGCAGATGACGGAGAAAGTGAGGTTGAAGTAGAAGTGATAAAGAATAAAGAGTTGGAAGGATATTATGAGTTTGAAAACAAGACATTAAAAATTTATTCTTCTGAGAAAATATCTAATATAAAATTAGAGTTTGATGCAACATCAGACCCATCGTTTTTATTAAAATTAGATGGTAAAAAATATTTAATTGATTATACTTCAAAACCAACTCAATTGAATTAGTAATTAATCTAAAACTTCCCAACGGAACCAATTTACAAGTTTTTGGTCTTCGAAGGTAAATGCAATACGCCCCGTATCATAAGTTAAAATGGTATGGGGTTTATTGTTCCATCTAAAAGTAGGATAACCATAATATTCTGAAGATCTCACTTTAGCAATATTGTCTTTCACTTTAATTCCTTTTTGAGTAGTTAAAGGATAGTTGTCCATGGCTTCTAAAAGTTTGATTTCAGTGGTTTTGCCTCTAAAAATAAACATAGAATAATCATCTTGTTCACTATAGTATAGCATCGACCAATTGCCTAAATCTGTTTTATGGTATCTTTTATCGACTTCTAAATCTTTTGGTAATAGTTTTCTTATTTTCTCTTTATTGCTATTAATTACTATAGTTTCTTTTTCGATAGGAGTTTCTGTTGAAATATATTCTTCTACCCAAGCCATGAAGTTATCGAAATAAGAATTTTCTTTTTTTACCTCAGCATCTAATACTTTTTTATTGTAATTATTGATGTCACTATTTGTTGTGAGGTGTTGAAAGTATTTAGAAGCTTCCTCGTAATTTTCATTTAAAGCTTTACTAATTCCTTTCACCATGTATGCATTTTCAGAGATACTCTTTCCTTCTAGTTGTAATTCTGACTCCAACTCAAAAATGGTCCCACTAGCAGCATCTTGATTTCCTTTTATGGAATAAGCACAGGCAAGGTTGATGTAACCCGTTTCATATAACGGATCAAGTTGGATGGCCTTTTTGAAGTTTTGTATGGCTAAGTCAATTTCACTAAAATTGAAATCTCTACTTCTTAAGTCAGTATTAGGTACTTTA from Flammeovirga agarivorans harbors:
- a CDS encoding vWA domain-containing protein — translated: MNGLYIEYSWWWLFFGALACALITYFFYTQKQIWNLTVNRILIVLRFSALVLILFLLLDPMFKSIQRYYEKPIMSFIIDDSESMIATVSKDKLQSLVNSIVDVAKKLESDGYDTKFYNLSGDKIEEEDLASLNFDGKVTNLSKSIQKLEEINEHENLAGITLVTDGIFNQGFSPLYVPSVVPVYTVGIGDTIPQIDLQVKDVYANRIAYMGNKFPIIAEVVNEGFLGKVVEVSLTSNGKILDRKRFKISNEKGFEQIEFLVEAKKKGYQKFIVSVKSLDGEFSKENNSKSVYIEVIEGKEKILLIANAPHPDIKAIREGVEKNKNYELHVYIPGLKLNNGLGYDKKAKYDLVILHEFPNIKNKAGLLIKKFVNEQVPFWYIIGDVTDINAFNKMNNLLTIEGYRGQKDKVTVAFNDTFKAFTFPKEKKDLITKMAPVEVPFGEYKLKSGNILMYHQIGSVKTSKPLLVLGETGDVKSAVLTGTGLWKWRLQEGLLDSDEGAIDELISKVIQYLSTKTDKRRFRVNTTQPEYSDIEDIVIETEVYNDIYESIYGQTIDLVIQNDKGEKMSYTYLNSAPYFKYHLSDLTEGVYKYTASTNINGKKEYSTGNFTVKTMELEALNPTANFELLRSIADKTGGAFYESNTINEISDLVLSNKSAQRIHAEEMYKEVGSSYWILTLLCLLLFSEWVIRKVFGGF
- a CDS encoding M48 family metalloprotease is translated as MLRYNSPYLFFIFLFFCITSTINAQFLEEENYKFQEANNVLHKIAFTKGDNRPIPQLKISIEPKYVAKYYPGESQHFIYLDEKVYDLCATLGSDSLNALACIIGHELGHYYEDHIQSFGLSDTDVTHSKTELEDDADKFGLFYGAVAGFNTPKTFAKILDKIYDEYHRDSHLKGYPELKQRKKIINKAINEVDVFIHVYKVGQMLYAIGKYEEAYQCLEYILNHYPSKLIYNNLGVCQLKIYMNKVQSKEIYPYIYPFEFDVRVKRKVPNTDLRSRDFNFSEIDLAIQNFKKAIQLDPLYETGYINLACAYSIKGNQDAASGTIFELESELQLEGKSISENAYMVKGISKALNENYEEASKYFQHLTTNSDINNYNKKVLDAEVKKENSYFDNFMAWVEEYISTETPIEKETIVINSNKEKIRKLLPKDLEVDKRYHKTDLGNWSMLYYSEQDDYSMFIFRGKTTEIKLLEAMDNYPLTTQKGIKVKDNIAKVRSSEYYGYPTFRWNNKPHTILTYDTGRIAFTFEDQKLVNWFRWEVLD
- a CDS encoding TonB-dependent receptor; its protein translation is MGFNKLTTKEKALKINLDPTIYGSIAEIGAGQEVAANFFKAGAASGTIAKTMSAYDMAFSDAIYGPEPGGRYVCQSRVERMLAKEFSLLGERLPQRADKTCFFAFADTIEQLNFNRTNQGHGWLGVRFQTKPNGGANEVVLHVELKDNDPLLQQETIGILGVNLIYACFYMTDNVDDFLSSLMDELSIHKIIVNFIRVTGPDFLDVDNRLLSLLLVKNGLAKTTMFGPDGQVALPQDFLYKKNILVLRGRFRPITKVNIDMMERSYEHFKNDPEVDENNIVTVAELTLENLRISEDRKKDENDFLDRVDMLCSLGYTVMISKYQEYYRLTNYLSRFTRGRKIGVAVGLYNLEYIFTPKYYDHLKGGILEAFGFLFGRNIKLYVYPSLARESANGADVLRSKDIKLEDGIHSLFQAMVDNNKIEDLSDCNIKNLQIISDRVLELIKEGSTEWEAMVPQIVVEQVKQFCLFNYPCSVERKKEIEQSRKESTRKRQLEIMNKGASVKI
- a CDS encoding RNA polymerase sigma factor, encoding MLEQEYTTSLKSLLEDLKEHRESAWKYLYVNYQAMIVNLVKKNGGDEEAGKEVFQSVIIDLHNNLEKGRVRDDSNLKNYLYTLAYNQWRVFLRNNKGKNDELEHDNTLLDDSVSFDEEQYELFDEMSSIINHLGTKCQELIHSKYSKIKLSMSEIAEQLGFANARSATSQLNKCMEKARKEAVTVLKSKGM